The DNA region ACCTGGGGGTCCGCATCCAGCCGAGCGGGCCGCGTGAGCTGGCCGAGGCCGGGTACGCGTTCAACCGGATGGCCGACCGGCTGGTCGCCTCCCGTACCGACGAACGGGAACTCGTCGCCGACCTGTCCCACCGGCTGCGCACACCGTTGACGGTGCTGCGGCTGGACGCCGACGCACTCGACTCCGACGACACCAGCGTCGGCTCGTTCAGCGAGGCCGAGCTGGACCGCCGCCGCACCATCCGCCGGATCCGGCAGGCGATCGTCACCCTCGAAGGTGAGGTCGACGTGCTGATCAACACCACCCGCAAGACGGTCACCCAGGAGACCGGGCCGGGCAGCTGCGACGTGGCCGAGGTGGTCCGCGACCGGATGGTCTTCTGGTCGGCGCTGGCCGGAGACCAGAACCGCGCGTACACGGTGATCGGCGCGCAGCTGCGGACTCCCGTCCCGGTGCCCCGGGCGGAGCTGGCCGCCGCCCTCGACGCCGTGCTGGGCAACGTGTTCCGCTACACCCCGCAGGGCACCGCGTTCGAGGTGGCGGTCTCCCGCCGCGACGGGTACGTGGCCATCCGGGTCGACGACGCCGGTCCCGGCATCGCCAACCCTGACCGTGCGCTACGCCGTGGTGCCAGCGACCAGGGCTCCACCGGGCTCGGCCTGGACATCGCCCGACGGGTGGCGTTGCAGGCCAATGGTTCGGTCAGCCTGGACCGGGCCCGGCTCGGCGGCGCCAGCGTGGTGATGCTGCTCGCCGACGCCGAGGCCGCCCCACCCCGGCCCGCCAGCCGGTTCGGCCTGGTCGGACGGCTGGCCCGGGAACGGGACCGCAACCCGGTCCGCGGCCGGCAACCCGACGCTGACTCCCCCGCCGCGCCGCACTGACCCGGGGCGCAGGTCACATCCCGGTCTTCAGTGGCGCAAGCTTTTCTTAGGTCTGGATTAACGCCGTTCCGTTGGAGACGCACCAGGTGGCAGCATCTGCTGCGAACCCATCGGCAACCCTGGACCGTCACCCGCAGTACCGTCCCGTGTCCCAAGGTCCAGGGTTGCTTGCGCGCGGCGGGGCCCGGTCCCCCAACATCGTCGTCCCGCCGCGCGCCCACCTTGGACAGAGGTAGGTCTACGTGTCACCGCCGCTACGGAACTCCCCCACCGGAGCCCGGCGGGACGGGCGCGACGACGAAGGCGCCGAACCACTGGAGCCTGCGACGCCAGACGGGCCCGACGCCGAGGTCGAGGACGAAACCGGCCTGGTCACCCCCCGGCAACTGCTGCGCTGGGTGGCCGTGGTCGGTGCCCTGGTCATCGCGGTCCTGGCCTGCTGGCAGGACCCGAGCTACGCCGACGGCTACCGCGGCTGACCCGCTGCGGCCACGTACCGGTCGATCTCACCGGTCAGCCGCGCCTTGTCCGGTGCCGGCAGGAACGACGCGCTGACCGCGTTACGGGCCAGCCCGGCCAGCTGCGCCGCGTCCGCACCCAGCAGCCCGGCGGCGACGAGATACTCCTGATTGAGGCTGGTGCCGAACATCGGCGGATCGTCGGAGTTGATCGTCACCAGCAGCCCGGCCGCCACCATCTCGGCCAGTGGGTGCGCGGCCAGGTCGGCGACCGCCCCGGTCCGCAGGTTCGAGGTGGGGCAGACCTCCAGCGGGATCTGCCGCTGCGCCAGGTGATCGACCAACCGCGCGTCCCGTACGCAGGACGTACCGTGCCCGATCCGTTCGGCGTGCAGCTGGTGCAGCGCGTCCCAGATCGTCTCCGGCCCGGTGGTCTCCCCCGCGTGGGGCACCGAGTGCAGCCCGGCCGCCCGGGCCTTGTCGAAGTACGGCTTGAACTGCGGGCGCGGCACCCCGATCTCCGGCCCGCCGAGACCGAAGCTGATCAACCCGTCCGGGGCCTCGTCCAGACAGATCCGCAGGGTCTCCTCGGCCGCCGGCAGGCCGGCCTCGCCCGGGATGTCGAAGCACCAGCGCAGTTCGACGCCGAAGTCGGCGCGGGCCCGGTGCCGGGCGTCCTCGAGCGCGGCGCAGAACGCCGGCGCCGGGATGCCCCGACGCACGTGCGAGTACGGCGTCACCGTCAGCTCGGCGTAGCGGACCTGCTGGGCGGCCAGCTCCCGGGCCACCTCGTGGGTGAGGATCCAGACGTCCTCGTCGTCGCGGATC from Solwaraspora sp. WMMD791 includes:
- a CDS encoding HAMP domain-containing sensor histidine kinase gives rise to the protein MTSIIALVFLIPLGLQLQQETREQALADAARRAAVVRGALTISNDPESVRQAVANLGESAERQPVVHGLDLGGTPRASTRDVADTAAGTEPVVVATDGGVLHLEPVTVGEAVTVVEVFVADAELNQGATGTWLLLFGIAAGLVVCSVIVVDRIAARAVASAKGLVKAAMAVGDGDLGVRIQPSGPRELAEAGYAFNRMADRLVASRTDERELVADLSHRLRTPLTVLRLDADALDSDDTSVGSFSEAELDRRRTIRRIRQAIVTLEGEVDVLINTTRKTVTQETGPGSCDVAEVVRDRMVFWSALAGDQNRAYTVIGAQLRTPVPVPRAELAAALDAVLGNVFRYTPQGTAFEVAVSRRDGYVAIRVDDAGPGIANPDRALRRGASDQGSTGLGLDIARRVALQANGSVSLDRARLGGASVVMLLADAEAAPPRPASRFGLVGRLARERDRNPVRGRQPDADSPAAPH
- a CDS encoding adenosine deaminase, with translation MSQPPPVTPELSAFVEGLPKAELHVHHVGSASPRIVAELAGRHEGQTPVPADPDLLADYFVFRDFAHFIEIYLSVVDLIRDDEDVWILTHEVARELAAQQVRYAELTVTPYSHVRRGIPAPAFCAALEDARHRARADFGVELRWCFDIPGEAGLPAAEETLRICLDEAPDGLISFGLGGPEIGVPRPQFKPYFDKARAAGLHSVPHAGETTGPETIWDALHQLHAERIGHGTSCVRDARLVDHLAQRQIPLEVCPTSNLRTGAVADLAAHPLAEMVAAGLLVTINSDDPPMFGTSLNQEYLVAAGLLGADAAQLAGLARNAVSASFLPAPDKARLTGEIDRYVAAAGQPR